A single window of Caldicellulosiruptor bescii DSM 6725 DNA harbors:
- a CDS encoding YbaB/EbfC family nucleoid-associated protein: MAKNKFPGLGGGFNINQLQKQARKMQEEIEKLQEELNQREIEVSSGGGAVKVVINGKKEIKSIQILPEVVDPEDVETLQDLIVACVNEAIRKVDKMVEEEMQKVTGFGIPGLF, translated from the coding sequence ATGGCAAAAAATAAGTTTCCTGGGCTTGGTGGTGGCTTTAATATAAATCAGCTCCAAAAACAGGCAAGAAAGATGCAAGAGGAAATAGAAAAGTTGCAAGAGGAATTAAATCAAAGGGAGATTGAGGTAAGTAGTGGCGGTGGTGCTGTCAAGGTTGTTATTAATGGTAAAAAAGAGATAAAAAGCATTCAAATATTACCCGAGGTTGTTGATCCGGAAGATGTGGAAACTTTGCAGGATTTGATAGTTGCATGTGTAAATGAAGCTATAAGAAAAGTTGACAAGATGGTTGAAGAAGAGATGCAAAAAGTTACAGGGTTTGGTATCCCAGGTCTTTTTTAA
- the recR gene encoding recombination mediator RecR: protein MQQKENAISKLIQQLEKLPGIGQKTAQRLAFHIINMKTEDVKALADAILSAKTSTKLCRVCCNFTEDEVCPICKDEKRDKSIICVVEEPQDVAALERVKEYKGLYHVLHGAISPLKGKYPEQLTIDVLLKRLSDPQIKEVIIATNPDVDGEATASYLARLIKPMGIRVTRIARGIPVGGDIEYADEVTILKAIEGRREI, encoded by the coding sequence ATGCAGCAAAAAGAAAATGCTATATCGAAACTAATTCAGCAGCTTGAAAAGCTTCCGGGAATTGGGCAAAAAACTGCCCAGAGGCTTGCATTTCATATCATTAACATGAAAACTGAAGATGTCAAGGCACTTGCTGATGCTATCTTGAGTGCTAAAACCAGCACAAAACTGTGCAGAGTGTGCTGTAACTTTACAGAAGACGAGGTATGTCCTATCTGTAAAGACGAGAAAAGAGACAAAAGTATTATCTGTGTTGTGGAAGAACCACAGGATGTTGCAGCACTTGAAAGAGTAAAGGAATATAAAGGACTATATCATGTATTGCACGGTGCGATATCCCCGCTCAAAGGTAAGTATCCTGAACAGCTTACGATTGATGTTTTGCTAAAAAGACTTTCTGACCCACAAATCAAGGAGGTTATAATTGCCACAAATCCTGACGTTGACGGTGAGGCAACTGCCTCCTACTTAGCGAGGCTTATAAAACCAATGGGTATCAGGGTTACAAGAATTGCCAGAGGAATTCCAGTTGGTGGGGACATTGAGTATGCTGATGAGGTTACAATTCTTAAAGCAATAGAAGGAAGAAGAGAGATTTAG
- a CDS encoding pro-sigmaK processing inhibitor BofA family protein: protein MKLFDLIVRFILTASFIILFNLMCQPYGLHIGFNIVNLAIGTLIGFTGFALLFILALLFR, encoded by the coding sequence ATGAAACTTTTTGATTTAATTGTGAGATTTATTCTTACTGCATCTTTTATCATCCTTTTTAATCTCATGTGCCAGCCGTATGGTCTTCATATTGGATTTAACATAGTAAACCTTGCAATTGGAACTTTAATAGGATTTACCGGTTTTGCTCTGCTTTTTATTTTGGCTCTTCTTTTTAGGTAA
- a CDS encoding NAD-dependent epimerase/dehydratase family protein, whose translation MTVLVTGGAGFIGSHIVDKLIERGYDVCVVDNLLSGNVCNINPKSKFYQLDIRDNLEKVFEENKIEYCIHQAAQVSVAKSMEDSYLDCSINILGTVNLLDYCVKYKVKKFIFASSAAVYGEPKYIPIDENHPLRPESFYGLSKLTSEEYIKMFAHKFHFEYIIFRYSNVYGPRQDPCGEGGVVSIFCERMLGSKDVIIYGDGTQTRDFIYVEDVAEANCIALESSVSGTFNLSTGKNISVNELFEILSGLTGYKKSPVYQSKRPGDIAHSCLSNNLLKNVFGFSPQFSLLEGLKKTVECFISKSV comes from the coding sequence TTGACAGTTCTTGTGACAGGCGGTGCGGGTTTTATAGGGTCGCATATTGTTGACAAACTCATTGAAAGAGGGTATGATGTATGCGTTGTGGACAATCTTCTTTCCGGCAACGTTTGTAATATTAATCCAAAATCTAAATTCTATCAACTTGATATTCGTGACAATTTAGAAAAAGTATTTGAAGAAAATAAGATTGAATATTGCATACACCAGGCAGCTCAGGTGAGTGTTGCAAAGTCTATGGAAGATTCTTACCTTGATTGCAGTATAAATATCTTGGGCACGGTTAATCTTCTTGATTACTGCGTAAAATACAAAGTGAAAAAATTTATTTTTGCATCATCAGCAGCAGTTTATGGAGAACCAAAATATATTCCAATTGACGAAAATCATCCGTTAAGACCAGAATCTTTTTATGGTTTGTCTAAGCTTACTTCAGAAGAGTATATAAAGATGTTTGCACACAAGTTTCATTTTGAGTATATCATTTTCAGATATTCAAATGTCTATGGACCACGACAGGACCCATGTGGAGAGGGCGGAGTTGTATCAATTTTTTGTGAGCGTATGCTGGGTAGCAAAGATGTAATTATATATGGAGATGGGACTCAGACAAGAGACTTTATATATGTTGAAGATGTTGCTGAAGCAAACTGTATTGCACTGGAAAGTTCTGTTTCGGGAACATTTAATCTGAGCACTGGTAAAAATATATCGGTAAATGAACTATTTGAGATTCTTTCTGGCTTAACAGGGTACAAAAAAAGTCCTGTTTATCAATCAAAACGGCCCGGCGATATTGCACACAGCTGTCTTTCCAATAATCTTTTGAAGAATGTCTTTGGATTTTCACCACAATTTTCACTTTTGGAAGGATTGAAAAAGACAGTTGAATGTTTTATATCTAAATCTGTTTAA
- a CDS encoding DUF1292 domain-containing protein, whose protein sequence is MDMFADNVVTLVDEEGREISFEMLDRVNYNGNDYIVLLPLEEMEKEDEEAEVVILRIEDRDGEEVYVGVEDEEELENVFEIFQSRFDDEDFDMYDDDEE, encoded by the coding sequence ATGGATATGTTTGCAGACAATGTAGTAACATTGGTAGATGAGGAAGGAAGAGAAATATCTTTTGAGATGCTTGATAGGGTCAATTACAATGGTAATGACTATATAGTACTTCTTCCTTTAGAAGAGATGGAGAAAGAAGATGAAGAGGCTGAGGTTGTAATTCTCAGAATAGAAGATAGAGACGGTGAAGAGGTATATGTGGGTGTAGAAGACGAAGAAGAGCTTGAAAATGTATTTGAAATCTTCCAGTCCAGATTTGATGACGAAGACTTTGATATGTATGACGATGATGAAGAGTAA
- the galU gene encoding UTP--glucose-1-phosphate uridylyltransferase GalU, with translation MKRIIKKAIIPAAGLGTRFLPATKAQPKEMLPIVDKPTIQYIVEEALESGIESILIVTGRGKRAIEDHFDKSFELEVALENKKDYDNLQLIRKIADYNVHYIRQKEPRGLGDAVYCARLFIDNEPFAVLLGDDIIISEKPCLKQLIEVYEEYRTTILGVQKVSDDDVSKYGIVAGKQIEDRIYKVKDLVEKPKKEEAPSNIAVLGRYIITPEILNILEDTKEGVGGEIQLTDALRELSKKEAMYAYEFEGKRYDVGNKLGFLQATVEIALSRKDIGKDFYNYLVTLVNAKNYKEKLHEIEEI, from the coding sequence GTGAAAAGAATTATTAAAAAAGCAATCATTCCTGCGGCAGGACTTGGAACAAGGTTTTTGCCGGCAACAAAGGCACAGCCAAAAGAGATGCTTCCCATTGTGGACAAGCCAACAATTCAATACATAGTTGAAGAAGCGTTAGAATCGGGGATAGAGAGTATTTTAATTGTCACAGGGCGTGGCAAAAGAGCAATTGAAGACCACTTTGACAAGTCTTTTGAGCTTGAAGTTGCACTTGAAAACAAAAAGGATTATGATAATCTTCAGCTAATAAGAAAAATAGCAGACTACAATGTTCATTACATACGTCAAAAAGAGCCAAGAGGACTTGGTGATGCAGTATACTGTGCAAGACTTTTTATTGACAATGAACCTTTTGCAGTTTTGCTTGGTGATGATATCATCATTTCTGAAAAGCCATGTTTGAAACAGCTGATAGAGGTGTATGAAGAGTACAGGACAACCATCTTGGGTGTGCAAAAAGTATCAGATGATGATGTTAGCAAGTATGGAATTGTGGCAGGAAAACAAATAGAAGATAGAATCTATAAGGTAAAGGACCTTGTTGAAAAACCAAAAAAGGAAGAAGCACCTTCGAATATCGCTGTGCTTGGAAGATATATCATCACACCTGAGATATTAAATATCTTAGAAGACACAAAAGAAGGTGTTGGTGGAGAAATACAGCTGACTGACGCTTTAAGAGAACTTTCAAAAAAAGAAGCTATGTATGCTTATGAGTTTGAAGGGAAAAGATATGATGTGGGCAATAAACTTGGATTTTTGCAAGCAACAGTCGAGATTGCTCTTTCAAGAAAAGACATTGGCAAAGATTTTTACAATTATCTTGTTACTCTTGTAAATGCCAAAAATTATAAAGAGAAATTACACGAAATAGAAGAAATTTAA
- the fapR gene encoding transcription factor FapR, with amino-acid sequence MMAKLSRKERHRLLLQRIKENPFITDEELASEFGCSVQTIRLDRAILDIKEVRERIKEMAKESISKLKTISPRDVVGEIIDIELENFAIATFEPELWMTFTNSNMVKGQYIYAFAESVAMSVIDAKAALIGVANIKYKTPVFANDRLVARAELKKKRNNKYIVWVFIKRNNEEVFRGKFILVALNEETNSAQ; translated from the coding sequence ATTATGGCAAAACTATCAAGGAAAGAAAGACACAGACTTCTGCTTCAAAGAATAAAAGAAAACCCTTTTATAACAGATGAGGAGTTAGCAAGTGAATTTGGATGTTCGGTTCAGACAATAAGGCTTGACAGGGCAATTTTGGATATCAAAGAAGTTCGAGAAAGAATAAAGGAGATGGCAAAAGAAAGCATATCTAAGCTCAAGACAATCTCACCGCGAGATGTTGTGGGTGAGATTATTGACATAGAGCTTGAAAATTTTGCTATTGCAACATTTGAGCCAGAGCTGTGGATGACCTTTACCAATAGTAATATGGTCAAAGGTCAGTACATCTATGCTTTTGCTGAGTCGGTTGCGATGTCTGTTATTGATGCAAAAGCAGCGTTGATTGGAGTGGCAAATATAAAGTATAAAACACCAGTTTTTGCAAATGATAGGCTTGTTGCAAGAGCTGAGCTGAAAAAGAAAAGGAACAATAAATATATAGTATGGGTATTTATCAAGAGGAATAATGAGGAGGTTTTCAGGGGCAAATTTATTCTTGTTGCATTAAATGAAGAGACTAATTCAGCGCAATAG
- the plsX gene encoding phosphate acyltransferase PlsX, translating to MRIGIDAMGGDNAPHAVIEGVALYLKENRDDEIVIFGDKNIIEEECVQKVQPLDKLEIIDCKEKIEFEDEPVKAIRQKKDSSIVVGLQYLKEGKIDAFVSAGSTGALMAGGLLIVGRIKGIDRPALTTRLPYKDGQYLLIDVGSNTDCRPINILQFAQMATVYVSKVLGKKNPTVGLLNIGTEENKGNDLSKQSYELLKSAKNINFVGNVEARSLPFSPPDIVVCDGFVGNIVLKLTEGMGLLFFDILKDIAKSSFRAQIGGLLLKPYLKRLKGKYDYKEVGGAPLLGIDGIIVKCHGSSDGQAIFSGIHQAKAFYENNVLALLKEEITAESEV from the coding sequence ATGAGGATTGGTATTGATGCAATGGGCGGTGACAACGCACCACATGCAGTTATAGAGGGCGTTGCACTCTATTTAAAGGAGAATAGAGATGACGAAATAGTAATTTTTGGCGATAAAAACATTATTGAAGAAGAGTGTGTTCAAAAAGTGCAACCTCTCGATAAATTAGAAATAATAGATTGTAAAGAAAAGATAGAATTTGAAGATGAACCAGTAAAAGCAATAAGGCAAAAGAAAGACTCATCTATCGTAGTGGGTTTGCAGTACTTGAAAGAAGGCAAGATTGATGCTTTTGTATCAGCAGGAAGCACTGGTGCTTTGATGGCAGGCGGGCTTTTGATTGTTGGAAGAATCAAAGGGATAGACAGGCCTGCTTTGACAACTCGGCTTCCCTACAAAGATGGGCAGTACCTTTTAATTGATGTTGGTTCAAACACAGATTGCAGACCAATAAATATTTTGCAGTTTGCTCAGATGGCAACAGTGTATGTAAGTAAGGTGCTTGGTAAGAAAAACCCGACAGTCGGGCTTTTGAATATAGGCACAGAAGAAAATAAAGGCAATGACCTTTCAAAACAGTCGTATGAACTTTTAAAAAGTGCAAAAAACATAAACTTTGTGGGGAATGTTGAGGCAAGAAGTTTACCATTTTCACCCCCTGATATAGTTGTGTGTGATGGATTTGTTGGCAATATAGTTTTAAAACTTACAGAGGGAATGGGACTTTTGTTTTTTGATATCCTAAAAGATATTGCAAAATCAAGTTTTAGAGCCCAAATTGGTGGACTTTTGTTAAAACCGTACCTCAAAAGATTAAAAGGTAAATACGATTACAAGGAAGTAGGAGGAGCTCCTCTTTTGGGAATAGATGGAATAATAGTAAAATGTCATGGTTCATCAGATGGGCAGGCAATTTTCAGCGGAATACATCAAGCAAAGGCTTTTTATGAAAATAATGTATTAGCATTACTTAAAGAAGAAATCACAGCCGAAAGCGAGGTCTAA
- a CDS encoding beta-ketoacyl-ACP synthase III: protein MKHNVKIISTGRFVPERILSNHDLEKMVDTSDEWITQRTGIKERRIVDGKLSTTDLAVQAARNAIQKAGILPNEIDLVVVATVTPEMFFPSTACLVQKELKLKNAFAFDISAACSGFIYGMAIATQFIQNGFCKTALVIGAEALSKITNWSDRSTCVLFGDGAGAAILTASSEEGILGFELGSDGENGLLLYCHAFGLSDLSYSQSKDMPNFRKIFMDGNEVYKFAVKIMPYAVEKVLEKVGLSSSDIDVFIPHQANIRIIESAAKRLKIPMEKVFVNLHKYGNTSAASIPIALDEAIEEGKIKKGDKIVLVGFGGGLTWASCAVKWI, encoded by the coding sequence ATGAAACACAATGTCAAGATTATTTCAACAGGAAGATTTGTACCCGAGAGAATTCTTTCCAACCATGATTTAGAAAAGATGGTTGATACATCTGATGAATGGATAACCCAGCGAACAGGTATAAAAGAAAGAAGAATAGTTGATGGAAAACTTTCTACAACCGATTTAGCGGTCCAAGCGGCAAGAAATGCTATTCAAAAGGCAGGAATTTTACCCAATGAGATTGACCTTGTGGTTGTTGCAACAGTAACACCTGAGATGTTTTTTCCTTCAACAGCATGCCTTGTTCAAAAAGAGTTAAAACTTAAAAATGCATTTGCTTTTGACATATCCGCAGCATGTTCAGGTTTTATATATGGTATGGCAATTGCTACTCAATTTATTCAAAACGGGTTTTGCAAAACTGCTCTTGTTATAGGTGCCGAAGCACTCTCTAAGATAACTAACTGGTCTGACAGGTCCACATGTGTGCTTTTTGGTGATGGGGCAGGTGCTGCCATTTTAACAGCTTCAAGCGAAGAAGGTATTTTAGGGTTTGAGCTTGGAAGTGATGGTGAAAATGGGCTTTTGCTTTACTGTCATGCGTTTGGGCTCAGTGATTTAAGCTATTCTCAGTCCAAAGATATGCCAAATTTTAGAAAAATCTTTATGGACGGCAACGAGGTTTATAAGTTTGCTGTTAAAATAATGCCATACGCAGTTGAAAAAGTTTTGGAAAAGGTTGGGCTTTCTTCTTCGGATATTGATGTTTTCATACCCCATCAAGCAAATATAAGGATAATTGAAAGTGCTGCAAAGAGGCTCAAAATTCCGATGGAGAAGGTGTTTGTTAACCTGCACAAATATGGTAATACATCTGCTGCATCAATCCCAATTGCACTTGATGAGGCAATAGAAGAAGGAAAGATAAAAAAAGGTGACAAGATTGTACTTGTTGGATTCGGAGGAGGCCTTACGTGGGCATCTTGTGCTGTTAAATGGATTTAG
- the fabD gene encoding ACP S-malonyltransferase, translating to MGKLAVMFPGQGAQFVGMGYDFYQNFDASKRIFDLANEALDFDLKNIVFNGPEEELKLTRITQPAILTTSIAIYEAVKDRLEPKAVFGQSLGEYSALVVSGCIDFKTAVWLVSKRGEYMQNEVPEGVGAMAAVLGLSAEDVKEVCRIAKEKGVVEISNINSPEQTVISGEKQAVYFAMEITKQKGAKRCVELNVSAPFHCSLIKGAGEKLKKHLLEIDIKEPQIPVVSNVTADYMKKEDIIDLLEKQVYTTVNFLGCVNRLLEDGFDTFVEIGPGTTLSGLVKKIKKDVKIININKVEDINNL from the coding sequence GTGGGAAAATTGGCAGTTATGTTCCCTGGTCAAGGTGCGCAATTTGTTGGTATGGGTTATGATTTTTATCAGAATTTTGACGCTTCTAAAAGGATTTTTGATTTAGCAAATGAAGCTTTGGATTTCGATTTGAAAAACATTGTTTTCAATGGTCCTGAAGAGGAGCTAAAACTTACAAGAATTACTCAGCCTGCGATTCTTACAACCTCAATTGCAATATATGAAGCTGTGAAAGACAGACTGGAACCTAAAGCTGTATTTGGTCAGAGCTTAGGAGAGTACTCTGCGCTTGTTGTATCTGGTTGTATTGATTTTAAAACTGCTGTGTGGCTTGTTTCAAAAAGAGGAGAATATATGCAAAATGAGGTGCCTGAAGGTGTAGGAGCAATGGCAGCGGTTTTGGGCTTGTCAGCTGAAGATGTAAAAGAAGTCTGTAGAATAGCAAAAGAGAAGGGAGTTGTTGAAATTTCAAACATCAATTCTCCTGAACAGACAGTGATTTCCGGAGAAAAACAAGCTGTGTATTTTGCAATGGAGATTACAAAGCAAAAGGGAGCAAAAAGATGTGTGGAACTTAACGTCTCTGCCCCATTTCACTGCAGCCTTATAAAAGGTGCAGGAGAGAAACTAAAAAAACACTTATTAGAAATTGACATAAAAGAACCTCAAATCCCTGTTGTATCGAATGTTACAGCAGATTATATGAAAAAAGAGGATATAATAGACCTTTTAGAAAAACAGGTTTATACTACTGTAAATTTCCTTGGATGTGTAAATAGGCTTTTGGAAGATGGGTTTGATACATTTGTAGAGATAGGACCTGGAACCACTTTAAGTGGTCTTGTAAAGAAGATAAAAAAGGATGTTAAAATTATAAACATTAACAAGGTTGAAGACATAAATAATCTTTAA
- the fabG gene encoding 3-oxoacyl-[acyl-carrier-protein] reductase — protein MELLKDKVALITGASRGIGRAIALKFAQNGANVVINYSSSQSQAENLKEEIEKIGTKTMIIKCDVSNPDEVNQMFSQVENEFGRLDILVNNAGITKDGLILRINEEDFDKVISINLKGAFLCARAAAKMMVKQRFGNIINISSVVGIAGNVGQANYAASKAGIIGLTKSLAKELASRNIRVNAIAPGFIKTDMTEVLSDKVKEAMLSSIPLGRFGEADEIANVALFLASSLSSYITGQVIVVDGGMIM, from the coding sequence ATGGAACTTTTAAAAGATAAAGTGGCGCTCATTACAGGTGCATCACGTGGAATTGGAAGAGCTATTGCTTTAAAGTTTGCTCAAAACGGAGCAAATGTAGTTATTAACTATTCGTCAAGTCAGTCCCAAGCAGAAAATTTGAAAGAAGAGATAGAGAAAATAGGAACAAAAACGATGATAATAAAATGTGATGTTTCAAATCCAGATGAAGTAAATCAGATGTTTTCACAAGTAGAAAATGAATTTGGAAGACTTGATATACTTGTTAACAATGCTGGAATTACAAAAGATGGACTAATTCTTAGAATAAATGAGGAGGATTTTGATAAGGTTATTTCGATAAACCTAAAAGGAGCGTTTTTGTGCGCAAGAGCAGCTGCCAAAATGATGGTAAAACAGCGGTTTGGCAATATAATTAATATATCCTCTGTTGTAGGAATTGCAGGAAATGTTGGACAGGCAAATTATGCAGCGTCCAAAGCAGGAATAATAGGTCTTACAAAGTCTCTTGCAAAAGAACTTGCGTCCCGCAATATCAGGGTAAATGCAATAGCACCAGGATTTATTAAAACTGACATGACAGAAGTTTTAAGTGACAAGGTAAAAGAGGCCATGCTTTCTTCCATCCCACTTGGTCGATTTGGCGAGGCTGATGAGATTGCAAACGTGGCACTTTTTCTTGCCTCAAGCCTTTCATCCTATATTACTGGGCAAGTTATTGTTGTTGACGGTGGGATGATTATGTAA
- a CDS encoding acyl carrier protein — protein MNSEIFEKVKKIIADKLDIEEDKITPESSFLDDLGADSLDIVELIMELEEEFGIEIPDEDAEKIRTVADAVKYIEEHQ, from the coding sequence GTGAACAGCGAAATTTTTGAAAAGGTAAAAAAAATCATAGCAGACAAACTTGACATTGAAGAAGACAAGATAACACCTGAATCTTCTTTCTTGGATGACCTTGGTGCAGACTCACTGGACATTGTTGAGCTTATCATGGAGCTTGAAGAAGAGTTTGGCATTGAAATTCCAGATGAGGATGCAGAAAAGATTAGAACAGTTGCAGATGCGGTAAAATATATTGAAGAGCATCAATAA
- the fabF gene encoding beta-ketoacyl-ACP synthase II, translating into MKRRVVITGLGVISSLGFDIDTFWNSIKNGKNGIKVVEKFDISNFPTKVAAEIVNFDPTNYIDKKEARRMDRFTHFALAATKLALEDSKLNLENIDKTKVGVVIGSGIGGIETLEEQANILREKGPSRVSPFFVPMMIANIAAGHIAITYGFKGINETIVTACASSAHAIGEAFRMIQQDYADVIVTGGSEAAITPLSFAGFCAMKAMSTNPDPNSACRPFDKDRDGFVMGEGGAILILEELEHAKKRGAKIYAEVVGYGASDDAYHITAPDPEGEGPMLAMQRAIKDAGIDPEKIDYINAHGTSTPYNDKYETLAIKKLFGEHAYKLSVSSTKSMTGHWLGAAGAVETLITALAIYNQFVPPTINYTTKDEECDLDYTVNQGRERNIEYAMTNSFGFGGHNAVLVLKKYEE; encoded by the coding sequence ATGAAAAGAAGAGTTGTGATAACTGGGCTGGGAGTTATATCCTCTTTGGGATTTGATATAGATACGTTTTGGAATTCTATCAAAAATGGGAAAAATGGTATCAAAGTTGTAGAGAAATTTGACATTTCAAACTTTCCTACAAAGGTTGCTGCAGAGATTGTAAACTTTGACCCCACAAATTACATAGACAAAAAAGAAGCACGAAGAATGGATAGGTTCACACACTTTGCTTTAGCAGCAACAAAACTTGCACTTGAAGATAGTAAACTCAATTTAGAAAACATTGACAAGACAAAAGTTGGTGTAGTAATAGGAAGTGGCATTGGGGGAATTGAGACATTAGAGGAACAGGCAAATATATTGAGAGAGAAAGGACCATCAAGGGTAAGTCCTTTCTTTGTTCCAATGATGATAGCAAATATTGCAGCAGGACACATTGCAATAACATATGGATTCAAAGGTATAAATGAAACAATTGTTACAGCATGTGCCTCTTCCGCACATGCAATTGGAGAAGCATTTAGAATGATTCAGCAAGACTATGCTGATGTGATAGTCACTGGCGGGTCTGAGGCGGCAATCACTCCACTTTCATTTGCAGGTTTTTGTGCTATGAAGGCAATGTCAACAAACCCTGACCCAAATTCAGCCTGCAGACCGTTTGATAAAGACAGGGACGGGTTTGTAATGGGCGAAGGTGGAGCGATACTTATCTTAGAAGAACTTGAACATGCAAAAAAGCGAGGAGCTAAAATATATGCTGAGGTTGTGGGATATGGTGCGTCAGATGATGCATATCACATAACAGCCCCTGACCCAGAAGGGGAAGGGCCTATGCTTGCAATGCAAAGGGCAATAAAGGATGCAGGAATTGATCCTGAAAAGATAGACTATATAAATGCTCATGGTACTTCTACACCTTATAATGATAAATACGAAACACTTGCAATTAAGAAATTGTTTGGTGAACATGCATATAAACTTTCAGTAAGTTCTACAAAGTCTATGACAGGTCATTGGCTTGGCGCTGCAGGAGCAGTGGAAACATTGATAACTGCATTGGCAATATATAACCAATTTGTTCCACCAACAATTAATTATACTACCAAAGATGAAGAGTGCGATTTGGATTATACTGTTAATCAGGGCAGAGAAAGAAATATTGAGTATGCTATGACAAACTCTTTCGGTTTTGGAGGTCACAACGCAGTTCTTGTTCTTAAAAAATACGAAGAGTAG
- the rnc gene encoding ribonuclease III, producing MEEIEKALGYKFMDKNLLRLALTHKSATHSNKNCYERLEFLGDAALELVVSKYLFVHFPELSEGELTNIRAAVVCSQTLSKIAEKLNLKNHIIFGKREKMEKFHENKSILTDVVEAIFGAIFIESGFEKLEKIIVNLLKPYIQKAVAGKLFYDYKTKLQEFVQKKGQKKIVYKDYEIIEKKYFKSELFIEGKKVSEGYGTSKKEAQQDAAYKFLLEMGEQEE from the coding sequence ATGGAAGAAATAGAGAAAGCTTTAGGATACAAATTCATGGATAAAAACTTGTTGAGACTTGCGCTTACTCATAAATCAGCAACACATAGTAACAAAAACTGCTATGAAAGGCTTGAATTTCTTGGTGATGCAGCTTTAGAACTTGTTGTGAGCAAATATTTGTTTGTCCATTTTCCAGAGCTTTCTGAAGGTGAACTTACTAATATAAGAGCTGCAGTTGTGTGTAGTCAGACGTTATCTAAGATTGCTGAAAAGCTGAATCTTAAAAATCATATAATTTTTGGGAAACGTGAAAAAATGGAAAAATTTCATGAGAACAAATCTATTTTAACAGATGTAGTTGAAGCTATTTTTGGAGCAATTTTTATTGAATCTGGCTTCGAAAAACTTGAGAAGATTATTGTTAATCTTCTTAAACCTTACATTCAAAAAGCTGTAGCAGGCAAGCTTTTTTACGATTACAAGACAAAGCTTCAAGAGTTTGTACAGAAGAAAGGGCAAAAAAAGATTGTGTACAAAGATTATGAAATAATTGAAAAGAAATATTTCAAGTCAGAGCTTTTCATTGAAGGGAAAAAAGTCTCTGAAGGATACGGAACTTCAAAAAAAGAAGCTCAGCAGGATGCAGCGTATAAATTCTTGCTTGAAATGGGGGAGCAAGAGGAGTGA